The following are encoded together in the Syngnathus scovelli strain Florida chromosome 12, RoL_Ssco_1.2, whole genome shotgun sequence genome:
- the gtf2a1l gene encoding TFIIA-alpha and beta-like factor, translating into MLTNSGPAVVKLYLSIIDDVIESMRELFLDEGLEDCILDDLRHLWETKMMESKAMDDFRKNNINSPNFVLQLPPNYSRNDAEPPASVMIPPSQNIHNFHVQNNCEALTTFSLPTGLSYPVQIPAGVTLQTASGQLYKVNVPVVVTQAPAGQQTSQQPQKVTEQKEAPDAPQTSLQPGKTLPHGPMPLPVPTSGIPPPPPRDSLLPASQESSVLPQDTMPEYPQIEIGSEEVFTDTTRFKSSDIDDILKVVIEEEREKAARARNLAQTNSYDQPESILGLDLEYNYNELSDIVQLDGPADNSDPDEEDVPLEENEFLGMINAEALKALQAGVSSDGNSTSSSSDSEAAEEQIEDEDPLNSGDDVFEQDIPDLFDSENVIVCQYDKIHRSKNRWKFHLKDGVMCYGGRDYVFSKAVGEAEW; encoded by the exons GATTTACGACAT CTTTGGGAGACAAAGATGATGGAGTCAAAGGCCATGGATGACTTCAGGAAGAACAACATAAACTCTCCAAACTTTGTGCTGCAACTTCCACCCAACTACAGCCGTAACGATGCAGAACCCCCAG CTTCGGTAATGATCCCCCCAAGTCAGAATATTCACAATTTCCATGTCCAG AACAACTGTGAGGCTCTTACCACCTTCTCGCTTCCTACTGGTCTATCTTACCCAGTGCAGATACCTGCTGGAGTCACTCTACAAACAGCTTCTG GTCAACTTTACAAGGTCAACGTTCCTGTTGTAGTCACTCAGGCCCCAGCAGGTCAGCAAACATCCCAACAGCCGCAGAAGGTCACTGAGCAAAAAGAGGCTCCTGATGCGCCACAGACTTCATTACAACCCGGCAAAACACTTCCACATGGACCGATGCCACTGCCTGTGCCAACCTCGGGCAtcccgccgccaccaccgcGAGATTCTCTTTTACCGGCCAGTCAAGAGAGCAGCGTCCTCCCGCAAGACACTATGCCAGAGTACCCACAAATTGAG ATCGGCAGCGAGGAGGTTTTCACAGACACAACTAGGTTTAAGAGCAGCGACATTGACGACATCCTCAAAGTGGTCATTGAAGAGGAGCGAGAAAAAGCGGCAAGAGCGAGAAACTTGGCTCAAACCAACTCTTATGACCAGCCTGAATCCATTCTGGGG CTGGACCTGGAGTACAACTACAATGAACTGTCAGACATCGTCCAACTGGACGGTCCGGCAGACAATTCGGATCCAGACGAGGAAGACGTGCCGCTGGAGGAGAATGAATTCCTAGGTATGATCAATGCAGAGGCCCTCAAGGCTCTGCAAGCAGGCGTGAGCAGTGATGGCAACAGCACCTCCTCCAGTAGTGACAGTGAAGCAGCTGAGGAACAAATAGAAGATGAG GATCCATTGAATTCAGGTGACGATGTGTTTGAACAAGACATCCCGGATCTCTTTGACTCGGAGAACGTTATTGTTTGCCAATATGACAAA ATTCACCGCAGTAAGAACCGCTGGAAGTTTCATTTGAAAGATGGGGTCATGTGTTATGGTGGCAGGGATTATGTGTTCTCTAAAGCTGTTGGGGAAGCAGAATGGTAA